In the genome of Trypanosoma brucei gambiense DAL972 chromosome 11, complete sequence, the window CCTCTTCCGCTAAACAGCGGTGCCTGACAGTACTTACTGGCTCTCTAgcaagggaggaaaggaacgGAAAACCACTGACCTTCATTTGGCCAATCGTTACGCCACCAACTGCCAAAtcaatttcctttttcgtcGGAAACACATCGGCGTTCTCAAACTGGTCGGCGCAGAAGTACTCCACGGCGTGCGCACCTCCCTTTCCGGAAAAGTACGACGTAAGTATGGGAGGATAGTCCCTCATTCCCTCCCTTGAAACATTTACGCCAAATGAAGCGCCTTCTGCCATGGTAACCCATGTGCGAGAAACATAACCGCAGCGCAGGGCCTTTCGACGCATAAGTATAGAGATAGGACGGGGAAACGGTTGATTTGTGAGGGAATGGGGTTCATAAAGAACACAATCGCTTGGGTTGTAGCGCCCCTGGAAGGGTGTTTGCTCCGCGTTGATTAAgcgcctgctgctgcagccctCACCCACCCAGTAGGGGCTCCTAAAACAAGCTTTCCCGGCTATCAACTTCAACGCTTTAACACGAGATTCCCCAAAGGGAGCTCCAACGGATGACAGAGGGAAGGATCCGTGTAGTCCCGCAGCGATGTTGCCCTTGTAGTCTTCGAAGAACTCCACATCCGTCGTGTGAGCGGCGTTAACCAGTATACGATCGTGGCCAAGAGCTGCAAGGTCAGTAACAGCACATCCCGGTATTAACAAAACGTCGCACAAAATAGCGTTCGGAAGCAGTGTGATTCCTTCTTTCAGGCCTTTCACCAGCCTTTTGGGAACCCAAACATTACTCTCCAGTTTGTATCGACTAGCGAATACGATGAGGCCGCGACAAATCTCCTCAGGAAAAAATGCACCGGTGAAAAGGTGAGGTGTTTTCCACCTCCATTTGGTCATGACCCTTCAAACTACACCGCTGCCAACAGggaatacgaaaaaaaaaagtgagcaaCAACCCGCAACTTGTGTTCGATCCTTACCACACTTCTAGCATGTTGTGGGGAAATAGAGACAGCATttacctttttaaaaaaaagatagaaaaATGCGGCACAGATGAGATGTCATCCAGTACAGAGGAATAGTGAAGGCAGGTGGAAGGCAGCGTGAGATAAAATCAATATCGCGCAACGGATAGTGCCTGATCCCTACCTTTAACAACGTAGCGTTGCTTCGGCATTGTTTCCCGAGAACAAAAGTGTACATCGCATTTTGTAGGCCCAACTCCAGCGGCCTGCAAGGGAGAACCGATGCTTTTCTCACACCTTCACCCGTACCTGTGGTAGTTTTGCGTTGCAAGGAAAAGTCAACCCTGCGAGCGAATCAATCACTGATGCTAAAGGTGGTCCTAAACTCCCTCATCCGGGCTTCGAGGTATTCAGTCAACTCCTTCCCGCTTGCCACGAGTTCTTCAGCAATCTGTTCCCGCTCCAGCGCGTACCTCTTCACTGAACGACTGTGTTTCCTGAATTCCTCATGTAGATTCGCCACAGCCGGGTCAACCAGCAGAACAGAAGAGTCAGGGCTTTGCCCAACATTATACGGCGTCGCAGTAAAAGCATTTTTACAGAGCGGTGGGCGTCCCCGCTTCTTGCGATCGGGCTGCAGGGTCCCATTCCCCTGGTTATCCACCAAATTACCGTCTGAATCCGTGCCTGATAACTGGACTGCTATTTCGTGAAGACGGTCGAAGCCCTCTTCTATCTTACAATCCAAAACCCTCAATCGTCTCAGGTACCGCCACGCATCCGAACGAGTGTGCTCCGTGCTCGCAACAAACAATTCGAGTTGGTTTagttccatatatatatttatttatttatttcgtgagtgagtgagaaaACGCCGGAGTGTAACAACGCTTATCGGTGTGATGATTGTGCTCGTGACAATCCACTTAGTTTAATCCAGCAAAGCGCAGTCTGGGTATAATCCGTCCCACCCGCCCGCATACGCGGCCGCCGCCCAGTGGGGAACTTGTGGGTCCGAAACCTCTTCGTTTCCTTGTCGTTGTTGGATGTAATTGATGTGGTGCATAGTGAAATTgcaaaagggggaggaatgGCAAAGCAGTTGGTTATGTAACTGAAGTGAACACATGTGGTATAAACGACATGTACAAGCGAGCCCACAATCTCTCGATGAGCCCACTTAGGGATAATTGGAAACATTCCAGATGCCCAACTCCTCCGTGGAACAACACTCGagtaacaaaaagggaagagaaactgATGGATTCCTCAGACAAACAACGCGAAAGgaagtaacaacaacacagtGCGGTAATGATAATGGTTGAGTAAAAGCAGCTTAAAAATCGGGCGCCTCACAGGTGCCTCACGCACGCGAAACATCGTATTATACCAAAGGATTTGCAATAACCCCCCCCATAAAACCAGTGTCGCCTTAACATACTGGGGGTAACGGAACACTGTGTTTGTACAACCGGGCCCCCTCTTACTACCGCCTATCCATTAAATGGCATTTTTAATTCTATTGAACTACGACGTATGCTTTCCACATTTCtgctttactcttttttaAGTACTCGCCCCCTCAACTGTTTATTAGTAGTGTAGGcatgcccccccccctcccttcctggTCCCGAACGGCCGAATTAACCCTTTCCCTCAATAGTAAACACCATCCCCTTCGCCCGCATAACATGTAAGCCCCCCTCACCGAAAGCACCGATCGTCAGATTTgttatttaaaatatttaaaagcCCTTCTTCACATCATTCCCCgagacccccccccctccacaAAGAGTAAAGAtgccaacacacacacacagggcCATGCagaaggtaagaaaaaagggggagaagtgTGTCCATATGGACGGACCATCGACCGCGTGTTCTGCTGCCAACGTAGCGAAGGGACAAGAAGAGAGCAAGGAGTGTGATCAGTCGAAAACGTATTTACTCTCGACAAACACGACGACGTTCAGCTGGATCTCCCGTCCCACTGCCATTGTGGCGAAGGGAGTCGTTCACTCCTTAACTTGTACACGCCAATGGTATCATTTCCAGCGTATACAAGCCCCATATCTTGCGGGCTCCAGCGACGCACCTCTCTGCGAACGGTGTAGTCCTTCACAAGTTTATAATGAGTGTAGAGGAGTTCGTGAAAACGCCAGTCACCTGTCGAAGCTACATCACCAATGTAAATGACGACCTTGCCACCTGCCTGTGTGAAGTACTCCAAAGCTTCGAACGCCATGGAGCTCTGCTCCTCCTTGGGAGAGCCGAATGGGGGCCAAGAGAGTAGTAACACACTTGTAGGACACTGCAATGAGAGCAGAGCAACGGGTCCCCCGagcgacacacacacactgtaAGGACAATTCAATGCAACCTCGTCAAAGGCGTATATGGGAAGCTTTTTCTTGGGGTAAAAGCACGCATGCACACCCTCAAACGAAGAGATGCCCAAAGCAGGATCTGGATCCCTTGGCGCCGCCGGTACGCCATTGGCAACACGGTTAAAAATGTGTTCCACGTACCCAACGCCACTTcccacactcacaatacaaCTCATCTCAGGAAGAGCCCTGTACGCAGCATCCAATGCATCCTTAACGTGTTTGGGAGATACGAGACTCCAAGCGAATGCCGTTGATGCAATACGGTGTGCCTCGTACGTCAGTGGCACCTTCAAAATGTCCGGCAGTTCCCTACGACACCGATCAATTTCATCTTTAAAGATTTGGTAATCATCACCAGAGGCGTCAAAGATGGCATCGACCAAGTACGCTATGTGTGGAAAGTAACACATAAGAGAACATCGGGGGCAATTACGATAGTAATACATCTCTCCTACCCTTCCTTGCGTGTTTTCATCTATGCCATCGAACCCGCAAACGTCGCAACTCCAGagttcttcttcctcctgcaACCGTGCCTTCTCCCGCAGACGCTCTAACTCCTCACGACTTGTTCCTTTTCGCTCCACTAATGGCGTTTTTTCTCCACTGTGAGGCAGAAAACAAATGCGGCCAAACGGACAGAAACCGTATTCCTCGAACACCGGGCACACGACGAGCCGCTCCGGGGGTGGGGCCAGTTGTGGAACCTCTGGTGGAAGTCCCCCCGTTTCAGCGTAGAAAGGGGATGGCCGGGCTAACATTACGTGTTTTGATGCCCTCCGCTGGTTTGCATATACCGAAGCAGTGTGGCAGGTGAGCTTACACATAGAACACGAACACAAAGCACCCTCTACGCTGTGCATTGACATATCCCTCTAAGAATGCAGGTAAAAAGACTAagtgagggggaaagagagGAGGATACACAAAATCAAGCTGAGTTCACACCGCAGCCGGTACAATCCCGGCACGCttggtaaagaaaaaaagagcgtaGGGAAGAGGCTCAGTGGCGACACGTTATATATAGCATTAAGACACGCTCAAAAAAAGACGACCTGCACCCTAAACACCTCAACAGTGGAAGGAACGCACGTAACATTACTATTCATCACTCCTTTCCTTAGACTCTCTAACCCATGAGAAAGATTGTGCAGGGAAGAGTTTTACTAAGGTTGAACTTATTCTCTCGTCCTTTCCCACCTATATACCCTCATTAACATGTGTGTGAGAACTTGGCAAAAGTGCCCTGGCTTAGTTTCAGTGAAACACAGATGTATCGGTGGAACACTGACAAATAACGGACTTCGCACTGAGCAATATTCTCACGCCCCCGGGCCTGTTCGTTACTTTTTCTTATGTCTTTACGATGCTCTTCTAGCCCATCAACAGCGACTTGACCAGTATTGGTTGAACCCCTTGTACCAGTTAAATGTGCATTCGTTCCCCTTTGTCTACCTTTATATTGTTCACTTCAATACAAAAATCATCTTCTCGTTCTCCTTTAAAGCGAATAAgaacttttttcccctccgcTTAACCACTGGCAAAAACTGCAGAAAAACCAAGAGCACTTGCCGCCAACCACCCTCACCGAACATCGACGACCGCAGCTCACTTTAGCATCTAAAAGTCATCGCTGAAGCTCTGGTGCTGGCCACCTTGTTGGTTGTCATTACGTCCCCTGCCTGAGTTACGATCACCACCAAAATCCCTTCCCCCTCGGCCGCCACCGAAGCCGCGACCACGTCCTGCTCCCTCTGGTGGCCTCGGCCCTGACGGAAGTTTGGCTCCTCCAGGAGAAGTAACATTCTCGGCACGCGTGCGGCCATCCTGCGAAGCAACCTCGAACTCAACTTCCTGTCCGACAGTTAGTGCACGAAAGCCCCCCGTTTCCGTTTGAAGAGCTGAGAAATGCACAAAGTGTTGCTTCTTGTCTGCGTCGTCTTCAATAAAACCAAAACCACGTCCAGACATCCACGATATCACCTTACCCTTGTTGAGAAAGAGGGTGCATGGAGCCATGCGCTTAACTATGGAAGCGCGAATCATCTGTAAGGTGTTACTTAATAGTTCTtacgtgtgcgtgtatgtggGTGATGGTGACCTATCggtcttctcttttcctacTAACTTGCAAGGATGAAACGATCCACGTGGACAAACTGACGTACCCTAAGGAGAAATAGCATTGAAAGACAGAAAGAGAAGTGGTACATTAGGAATAAGTCGTCAAACCAACACATGGGACCATGAAAGAGGTAGACAAGACACTTTGGTCGGCATTACACACTAAGAAACAACTcattaaaaataacaaaaacgtaGCGCGTCTCGCATAATCATGCTCAAGCGGCCGTGAGTGTGAACACGAGTTTTTGTGACCATAAGGATCCTCTTCCATCAAAAATCAACGGGGACCCCACTAAAAGGGTCCGGAAAACTGTCGTCCATAACATGCAGTCTGTCTTGGACTCCTTGGTAAAGGTACTTTTGCAAACGCTCTTGCTCTCCCCTGTACTTCAACCACTTTGATCTGCTCATGCATCGGTGAGAAGTGTCAGAGCACAAGCTACTGCGCACTCTGATTTGTTGGGCCCAGATTTCGGGCCCGAAACTAAGTGGTGTATCTGAACGGTTGAACTTCTCACGTTGCAGCGTGAAGAAAACCACTTCCCCCAATAAAACCACCGGCACCCATTCACTCTTGGAATTCACCGCAGTGGATAACCGGACCCTCCGATTTCCATCCAACGCAACGATGTcatcaacagaaaagaaaatcgcATCCGTTGGTTCAAGGGTGGTTACAGTGTCACCTACACGACGGATAACGCGTGCAGACGAAAGGTTGTGCTTGATTACACCGAGTCCTTTGTCAGCGCTAAATTTGGTTATTATCCCTTCAACTACGGTACCCTTCATGTgtaagcaggaaaaaaactCTGCACACATCAGATGGGATTTTTTTATTGGtcggaagaaggaaatgtaAATCCTTTTTGCGTTCAACTTAACTGCAATCGCACAGTGTAAAGCACAAGCACTTCAAACGACCCCAGCCGACCGTAAGACAACCTCTGTTACAGAACTCAGCCGCAACAAAATGGGATAAATCCATCACGGGATAGTATCAGGATGTTCGCCCCTCGTTAGACGTATTAGCCTCTCCTTGGCACGCAGGACATCAGCTGAATATCCCATCTCCTTTGCTTTGGCCACCGTGTCCCACGCAACCTTGATTACCTCGTTGTTCCTGTCACCATGGGCACCCGAACCACGGACAGGACACGGTTTAGGCGCCCTGTCCTCCTCGCTTCCTTGCCTTCGAACACAATAGAAGGCACCTTCAGCATCAAAAGTAGAGCGGTTCACATCCTCATGGACCCGGAGTGACCGCCGAAGTCGGCGGTAAACGTTTGGTTTGGGGAACAAAGAATCAGAACCGCCGGCCGAGTTTCGAACATTCAAAATTTCTGGAGACGGGACTTCTTCGCTATCCCCTTCCCCCGTGTCACCTCGCAGTTTCGGAGGGGTCGTAAATGTGCGATCGTCATCGTCGGGAAAATATTTTGCAGTCCAGTCCACGAGAGAAGGGTCAAgtgtttccttattttccaGGGCGCGCTGCCGCAGAAACGGGAACGCAGAGTACGAAGAGGTTCGTTCCTCTTTGTATGTCAAGTCCATCATCGCCGGTGTGTTTTCTAGATTTGCCCACTCACCCTGGAGACGCCGCTTCTGGGCGGCATCTTCCTGTGACGCGACATTAACCCCGCAACGCTCCCCACATTCGCCGGTGTGCCTATCTTCTTCATGAAGCGTCGCCGCGCGCTCGGAGCACACTGTCTCTTGACACCATCTGGATTTTTTGCTCCCTTTATCTGACTCCTTCAAAGCGGTCATGATGTGAGTTCGCAGATGTTTGGGTAAGGAAaatgctgcagcagcaacaaacgaACGATACTCTGCATCCATCTGTTCACAGAGACGCATATACTTTCTGGCGTTGCGGGTTTCAAGCATGGCAGCCCCAGTGGTATCTTTAAGATA includes:
- a CDS encoding RBP16, translating into MIRASIVKRMAPCTLFLNKGKVISWMSGRGFGFIEDDADKKQHFVHFSALQTETGGFRALTVGQEVEFEVASQDGRTRAENVTSPGGAKLPSGPRPPEGAGRGRGFGGGRGGRDFGGDRNSGRGRNDNQQGGQHQSFSDDF
- a CDS encoding T. brucei spp.-specific protein; its protein translation is MCAEFFSCLHMKGTVVEGIITKFSADKGLGVIKHNLSSARVIRRVGDTVTTLEPTDAIFFSVDDIVALDGNRRVRLSTAVNSKSEWVPVVLLGEVVFFTLQREKFNRSDTPLSFGPEIWAQQIRVRSSLCSDTSHRCMSRSKWLKYRGEQERLQKYLYQGVQDRLHVMDDSFPDPFSGVPVDF